One genomic window of Ziziphus jujuba cultivar Dongzao chromosome 4, ASM3175591v1 includes the following:
- the LOC107415818 gene encoding glyoxylate/succinic semialdehyde reductase 1: MEIGFLGLGIMGKAISVNLLRSGFKVTVWNRTLSKCGELLDLGASVEETPAAVIKKCKYTIAMLSDPVAALSVVFDKDGVLEQISSGKGYIDMSTVDADTSSKISEAILAKGGDFLEAPVSGSKKPAEDGQLVILAAGVQALYNEMIPVFNVVGKKSFYLGQVGNGAKMKLVVNMIMGSMMNALSEGLILADRSGLEPKVLLDVLDLAAIANPMFKLKGPAMIERNYPPAFPLKHQQKDMRLALALGDENAVSMPVAAAANEAFKKARSLGLGDLDFSAVHETLEAAKPPH; the protein is encoded by the exons aTGGAGATAGGATTTTTGGGGTTGGGGATAATGGGAAAGGCCATCTCTGTGAATCTTCTCCGCAGTGGCTTCAAGGTCACCGTTTGGAACAGGACACTCTCAAAg TGCGGTGAGCTTTTGGATCTTGGAGCTTCGGTTGAAGAAACCCCTGCTGCTGTAATCAAGAAGTGCAAGTATACCATTGCTATGTTATCTGATCCTGTTGCTGCTCTTTCG GTGGTTTTCGACAAAGATGGCGTTCTTGAGCAAATTTCAAGTGGAAAAGGTTATATTGACATGTCAACAGTTGATGCTGATACTTCTTCGAAGATTAGTGAG GCAATTTTAGCAAAGGGTGGTGATTTCCTTGAAGCACCTGTTTCAGGTAGCAAAAAGCCTGCAGAAGATGGTCAGCTAGTAATCCTCGCTGCTGGAGTGCAG GCATTGTATAATGAAATGATTCCAGTGTTTAATGTCGTTGGAAAGAAGTCGTTCTACTTGGGGCAGGTTGGAAACGGGGCAAAAATGAAACTTGTTGTCAACATGATAATGGGCAG TATGATGAATGCATTATCAGAAGGACTTATTCTTGCTGACAGAAGTGGGCTGGAACCTAAAGTTCTTCTCGACGTATTG GATCTGGCTGCAATTGCTAATCCAATGTTTAAGTTGAAAGGACCTGCTATGATAGAGAGAAACTACCCTCCAGCTTTTCCTCTGAAACATCAGCAGAAGGACATGAGATTGGCTCTTGCCCTTGGGGATGAAAATGCTGTATCGATGCCTGTGGCAGCCGCAGCTAATGAG GCTTTCAAGAAAGCCAGAAGCTTGGGGCTTGGAGACCTTGACTTTTCAGCTGTTCATGAGACTTTGGAGGCTGCTAAACCTCCCCATTGA
- the LOC107415817 gene encoding adenine DNA glycosylase isoform X1, giving the protein MLATLLMGTFHFNPTTTLFLSHNNFKFPPVPFSGKLSPSDHRRRRMSRRKAAGERSRKVPELRKPPETVAEDIEDLFGDAEIKRIRDSLLGWYALNRRELPWREPEEDKEKRAYRVWVSEVMLQQTRVQTVVQYFDRWMNKWPTIRHLADASLEEVNEMWAGLGYYRRARFLLEGAKMIVAEGCPFPKTVSSLQQYPGIGKYTAGAVASIAFKEVVPVVDGNVVRVISRLKAISANPKDSATVKRFWELATQLVDPLNPGDFNQALMELGATVCTPSSPSCCSCPVSDQCSALSVSRHDSSVSVTDYPVKVVKVKQRHDFSAACVVEILGEKEICDGHLADSKFLLVKRPDEGLLAGLWEFPSVLLNGEADLVDRKEAIDQFLNEHFGINPSKTCKIVFREHVGEFVHVFSHIRLKIYVELLTLRLKGGIDLFRKQEKESLPWKCVDSKVLSSLGLTSSVKKVYTMVEKFKQQKPSNNSVPAKKRNRIS; this is encoded by the exons ATGCTTGCCACGTTGCTGATGGGGACTTTTCATTTTAATCCCACTACTACTCTTTTCCTTTCCCAcaacaatttcaaatttcctCCCGTTCCTTTTTCCGGAAAACTCTCCCCGAGTGATCACCGAAGAAGACGAATGAGCCGGCGAAAGGCGGCCGGAGAGCGATCAAGGAAGGTACCGGAACTCCGGAAGCCGCCGGAAACAGTAGCAGAAGACATTGAAGATTTGTTCGGTGATGCCGAAATCAAACGGATAAGAGATTCGCTTCTGGGTTGGTATGCCCTCAACCGCAGGGAGCTTCCATGGAGAGAACCAGAGGAAGACAAAGAGAAGAGAGCGTATAGAGTGTGGGTCTCCGAAGTAATGCTTCAGCAGACCAGAGTTCAGACCGTCGTTCAGTATTTCGACCGTTGGATGAACAAATGGCCCACGATTCGCCACCTTGCCGACGCTTCTCTTgag gAGGTGAATGAAATGTGGGCGGGTTTGGGATACTACCGACGAGCACGTTTTCTTTTGGAG GGAGCAAAAATGATTGTTGCGGAAGGATGTCCATTTCCTAAAACGGTTTCTTCTCTACAGCAATATCCAGGAATTGGGAAGTACACAGCTGGAGCAGTTGCCTCAATAGCATTTAAAGAG GTGGTTCCAGTGGTTGATGGAAATGTAGTAAGAGTTATTTCTAGACTAAAGGCTATTTCTGCAAATCCTAAGGACTCGGCTACTGTCAAGAGATTTTG GGAACTAGCAACTCAGCTAGTTGACCCTTTAAATCCAGGGGACTTCAACCAGGCTCTCATGGAACTTGGTGCAACTGTATGCACTCCATCAAGTCCAAGTTGTTGTTCATGTCCTGTATCAGATCAATGTAGCGCACTTTCAGTATCTAGACATGACAGTTCAGTTTCCGTCACAGATTATCCTGTTAAGGTGGTAAAGGTCAAACAAAGACATGATTTTTCTGCTGCATGTGTTGTGGAGATATTAGGAGAGAAGGAAATATGCGATGGACACCTAGCAGATAGTAAATTTCTCCTTGTAAAGAGGCCAGATGAAGGTTTGCTTGCTGGTCTCTGGGAGTTCCCATCTGTCTTGTTGAATGGAGAAGCTGACTTGGTCGATAGGAAAGAAGCAATCGATCAATTTTTGAATGAACATTTCGGAATTAACCCCAGTAAGACCTGCAAAATAGTTTTCAGAGAACATGTTGGAGAATTTGTCCATGTTTTCAGTCACATTCGTCTCAAGATATATGTGGAGTTATTGACACTACGGCTCAAAG GTGGGATTGACTTGTTTAGAAAGCAAGAGAAAGAATCTCTTCCCTGGAAATGTGTTGACAGTAAGGTCCTTTCAAGCTTGGGCTTGACATCCAGTGTAAAAAAG GTATACACCATGGTTGAGAAATTTAAGCAGCAAAAACCATCCAATAATTCTGTCCCTGCCAAAAAGAGAAACAGAATAAGTTGA
- the LOC107415817 gene encoding adenine DNA glycosylase isoform X2, whose product MLATLLMGTFHFNPTTTLFLSHNNFKFPPVPFSGKLSPSDHRRRRMSRRKAAGERSRKVPELRKPPETVAEDIEDLFGDAEIKRIRDSLLGWYALNRRELPWREPEEDKEKRAYRVWVSEVMLQQTRVQTVVQYFDRWMNKWPTIRHLADASLEEVNEMWAGLGYYRRARFLLEGAKMIVAEGCPFPKTVSSLQQYPGIGKYTAGAVASIAFKEVVPVVDGNVVRVISRLKAISANPKDSATVKRFWELATQLVDPLNPGDFNQALMELGATVCTPSSPSCCSCPVSDQCSALSVSRHDSSVSVTDYPVKVVKVKQRHDFSAACVVEILGEKEICDGHLADSKFLLVKRPDEGLLAGLWEFPSVLLNGEADLVDRKEAIDQFLNEHVGEFVHVFSHIRLKIYVELLTLRLKGGIDLFRKQEKESLPWKCVDSKVLSSLGLTSSVKKVYTMVEKFKQQKPSNNSVPAKKRNRIS is encoded by the exons ATGCTTGCCACGTTGCTGATGGGGACTTTTCATTTTAATCCCACTACTACTCTTTTCCTTTCCCAcaacaatttcaaatttcctCCCGTTCCTTTTTCCGGAAAACTCTCCCCGAGTGATCACCGAAGAAGACGAATGAGCCGGCGAAAGGCGGCCGGAGAGCGATCAAGGAAGGTACCGGAACTCCGGAAGCCGCCGGAAACAGTAGCAGAAGACATTGAAGATTTGTTCGGTGATGCCGAAATCAAACGGATAAGAGATTCGCTTCTGGGTTGGTATGCCCTCAACCGCAGGGAGCTTCCATGGAGAGAACCAGAGGAAGACAAAGAGAAGAGAGCGTATAGAGTGTGGGTCTCCGAAGTAATGCTTCAGCAGACCAGAGTTCAGACCGTCGTTCAGTATTTCGACCGTTGGATGAACAAATGGCCCACGATTCGCCACCTTGCCGACGCTTCTCTTgag gAGGTGAATGAAATGTGGGCGGGTTTGGGATACTACCGACGAGCACGTTTTCTTTTGGAG GGAGCAAAAATGATTGTTGCGGAAGGATGTCCATTTCCTAAAACGGTTTCTTCTCTACAGCAATATCCAGGAATTGGGAAGTACACAGCTGGAGCAGTTGCCTCAATAGCATTTAAAGAG GTGGTTCCAGTGGTTGATGGAAATGTAGTAAGAGTTATTTCTAGACTAAAGGCTATTTCTGCAAATCCTAAGGACTCGGCTACTGTCAAGAGATTTTG GGAACTAGCAACTCAGCTAGTTGACCCTTTAAATCCAGGGGACTTCAACCAGGCTCTCATGGAACTTGGTGCAACTGTATGCACTCCATCAAGTCCAAGTTGTTGTTCATGTCCTGTATCAGATCAATGTAGCGCACTTTCAGTATCTAGACATGACAGTTCAGTTTCCGTCACAGATTATCCTGTTAAGGTGGTAAAGGTCAAACAAAGACATGATTTTTCTGCTGCATGTGTTGTGGAGATATTAGGAGAGAAGGAAATATGCGATGGACACCTAGCAGATAGTAAATTTCTCCTTGTAAAGAGGCCAGATGAAGGTTTGCTTGCTGGTCTCTGGGAGTTCCCATCTGTCTTGTTGAATGGAGAAGCTGACTTGGTCGATAGGAAAGAAGCAATCGATCAATTTTTGAAT GAACATGTTGGAGAATTTGTCCATGTTTTCAGTCACATTCGTCTCAAGATATATGTGGAGTTATTGACACTACGGCTCAAAG GTGGGATTGACTTGTTTAGAAAGCAAGAGAAAGAATCTCTTCCCTGGAAATGTGTTGACAGTAAGGTCCTTTCAAGCTTGGGCTTGACATCCAGTGTAAAAAAG GTATACACCATGGTTGAGAAATTTAAGCAGCAAAAACCATCCAATAATTCTGTCCCTGCCAAAAAGAGAAACAGAATAAGTTGA
- the LOC107415808 gene encoding uncharacterized protein LOC107415808 isoform X2 translates to MQMAMMLRCGHGGGGVGVSSFPSSSSSSSYYTHNSKPTSLSSSIHMLVTRRRNIACFAVQESSIKTDTKEAEAKAKEAEAKAKTAPKAAPAKPKAPAKAPAKPLPQMMEEDVIPSLRSILEAQQDISELELSFQDNRLEGSFLKKGNPYSFWAFFPNGVLTGPKGFSLSSYGSGASTVEPFLIDEKKITAKHVVFWVEKRLAAQGIIPVWKD, encoded by the exons ATGCAAATGGCAATGATGTTAAGATGTGGGCATGGAGGAGGTGGAGTTGGAGTTTCAAGTTTtccatcatcttcttcatcttcttcatattATACTCACAATTCAAAACCCACTTCCTTGTCTTCCTCAATTCATATG CTAGTAACACGACGCAGAAACATTGCCTGCTTTGCTGTGCAAGAATCATCTATTAAAACAG ATACAAAGGAGGCAGAGGCAAAGGCAAAGGAGGCAGAGGCAAAGGCAAAGACTGCTCCAAAAGCAGCTCCTGCAAAACCCAAAGCTCCAGCAAAAGCTCCAGCCAAGCCGTTGCCTCAGATGATGGAAGAAGATGTAATCCCGTCACTTCGATCCATACTTGAAGCTCAACAAGACATCTCGGAGCTTGAACTCTCTTTCCAAGACAACAGG tTGGAAGGTTCATTTTTGAAGAAGGGCAATCCATATTCATTCTGGGCATTCTTTCCCAATGGAGTCCTTACCG GTCCAAAAGGCTTTTCTCTATCCTCCTATGGCTCAGGAGCAAGCACTGTCGAGCCCTTTCTCATCGACGAGAAGAAAATTACAGCAAAACATGTTGTATTTTGGGTGGAAAAGCGTTTGGCAGCTCAAGGAATCATCCCTGTGTGGAAAGATTAA
- the LOC107415808 gene encoding uncharacterized protein LOC107415808 isoform X1: MQMAMMLRCGHGGGGVGVSSFPSSSSSSSYYTHNSKPTSLSSSIHMLVTRRRNIACFAVQESSIKTVAADTKEAEAKAKEAEAKAKTAPKAAPAKPKAPAKAPAKPLPQMMEEDVIPSLRSILEAQQDISELELSFQDNRLEGSFLKKGNPYSFWAFFPNGVLTGPKGFSLSSYGSGASTVEPFLIDEKKITAKHVVFWVEKRLAAQGIIPVWKD; the protein is encoded by the exons ATGCAAATGGCAATGATGTTAAGATGTGGGCATGGAGGAGGTGGAGTTGGAGTTTCAAGTTTtccatcatcttcttcatcttcttcatattATACTCACAATTCAAAACCCACTTCCTTGTCTTCCTCAATTCATATG CTAGTAACACGACGCAGAAACATTGCCTGCTTTGCTGTGCAAGAATCATCTATTAAAACA GTGGCTGCAGATACAAAGGAGGCAGAGGCAAAGGCAAAGGAGGCAGAGGCAAAGGCAAAGACTGCTCCAAAAGCAGCTCCTGCAAAACCCAAAGCTCCAGCAAAAGCTCCAGCCAAGCCGTTGCCTCAGATGATGGAAGAAGATGTAATCCCGTCACTTCGATCCATACTTGAAGCTCAACAAGACATCTCGGAGCTTGAACTCTCTTTCCAAGACAACAGG tTGGAAGGTTCATTTTTGAAGAAGGGCAATCCATATTCATTCTGGGCATTCTTTCCCAATGGAGTCCTTACCG GTCCAAAAGGCTTTTCTCTATCCTCCTATGGCTCAGGAGCAAGCACTGTCGAGCCCTTTCTCATCGACGAGAAGAAAATTACAGCAAAACATGTTGTATTTTGGGTGGAAAAGCGTTTGGCAGCTCAAGGAATCATCCCTGTGTGGAAAGATTAA
- the LOC107415807 gene encoding G-type lectin S-receptor-like serine/threonine-protein kinase At5g35370, with protein MASSIFIFIFILFLLPTLTPSRALFSDYIKPNFTLSSFHFNDNNAGAFLHSLNSTFKAFFTNRSQLSVFHVSSSSTVWSTDNPPLSTPAKLSLTHNGLSISNDSDYVFWSTPKLESSVFALRLFDDGNLVLLDDKNGSLWQSFDNPTDTVVPGQRLAIGKALSAGRYRLTLTGSDALLQWNGLTYWKLSMDIKAYRDSNAGVASMALNNSGFYLFASDGSTVVFQVKLDGPAGFRIARMGLDGKFTISNFIASKWVVEFLRPFDQCQIPLICGRLGLCKPRPPTSVTCSCLRGFRSSNGGYSDNGECKPIETSVSLPSGCDSITNNGSISYLKLDDEIDYFANDFVQPVKRDVSVSVCKDLCSKNCSCMGIFHGSSSGSCCFLQNPLGSIMSRFGKKDRLGYIKTLAVHSPENPDRKGSKFPVYGSVLISSFGFLLIVIVVGILWLRRNRVSKGANPKLNRSKSASSGELEAISIAGLPARFNYDELEAATDNFKTQIGRGGFGIVYKGTLPDETVVAVKKITNLGVQGKREFCTEIAIIGKLHHVNLVRLKGFCAQGRQRFLVYEYMNKGSLDRSLFGNGSVLEWQERFEIALGTARGLAYLHSGCEPKIIHCDVKPENILLHGNSQVKITDFGLSKLLSPEQSALFTTMRGTRGYLAPEWLTSSPISDKADVYSYGMVLLEIVSGRKNCSLQTWSQSAENDHSSGGHGASPSSGIVYFPLLALEMHEQRRYLELADPRVEGRVSAEQVEMLVRIALCCVNEEPALRPSMVNVVGMLEGRVPLDEPRIQKLNFLRSYGRLFTEASKMEAFSKQNEFEMFTKFDTMFNSGTSGSYNSLSYISSQDVSGPR; from the coding sequence atgGCTTcctccatcttcatcttcatattCATCTTGTTTCTTCTTCCTACTCTCACCCCCTCACGGGCTCTCTTCTCCGACTACATCAAACCAAACTTCACCCTTTCCTCATTCCATTTCAACGACAACAACGCTGGGGCTTTCTTGCACTCCCTCAACTCTACCTTCAAAGCCTTCTTCACCAACCGTTCCCAGCTCTCTGTTTTCCATGTCTCCTCCAGTTCCACCGTCTGGTCCACCGACAACCCACCCCTCTCTACCCCTGCAAAGCTTTCTCTCACCCACAATGGCCTTTCCATCTCCAACGACTCTGATTATGTTTTCTGGTCTACCCCCAAATTGGAGTCTTCGGTTTTTGCTCTTCGGCTTTTCGATGATGGAAACCTTGTCTTGCTCGATGACAAAAACGGCTCTCTCTGGCAGAGTTTCGATAACCCCACCGACACTGTCGTCCCCGGACAGCGATTGGCCATCGGAAAAGCGTTGTCGGCAGGCCGGTACCGGCTTACGCTCACCGGAAGTGATGCGTTGCTGCAGTGGAACGGGTTGACGTACTGGAAACTGTCCATGGATATAAAAGCGTACAGGGACTCGAATGCAGGAGTGGCTTCCATGGCGTTGAATAATTCCGGTTTCTATCTCTTCGCCAGCGACGGATCGACAGTTGTGTTTCAAGTAAAGTTGGATGGTCCGGCGGGGTTCAGGATTGCCAGGATGGGTTTGGATGGGAAATTCACTATCAGCAACTTCATAGCAAGTAAATGGGTGGTGGAATTTTTACGCCCATTtgatcaatgtcaaattcctttaATCTGTGGAAGACTCGGTTTGTGCAAGCCCAGGCCGCCCACGTCGGTGACTTGTTCGTGTCTGCGAGGTTTCCGCAGCAGCAATGGAGGTTACTCGGATAACGGTGAATGCAAGCCAATTGAAACATCAGTTTCTTTGCCTTCTGGTTGTGATTCCATTACCAATAATGGCAGTATTTCTTACTTGAAACTTGATGATGAAATAGATTATTTCGCTAATGATTTTGTACAGCCTGTAAAGCGTGATGTCAGCGTATCTGTTTGTAAGGATTTATGCTCAAAGAATTGTTCTTGCATGGGCATTTTCCATGGAAGTTCTTCTGGTTCTTGTTGTTTTCTTCAGAACCCATTGGGTTCCATAATGTCTAGATTTGGTAAGAAGGATCGTTTGGGGTATATAAAGACCCTAGCGGTACATTCCCCGGAAAACCCAGATAGGAAAGGTTCCAAATTCCCAGTATATGGATCTGTACTCATATCTTCGTTTGGGTTTTTACTCATTGTCATTGTTGTTGGAATTCTCTGGTTGAGAAGAAACAGAGTTTCTAAGGGCGCAAATCCAAAACTAAACCGTTCCAAGTCAGCTTCATCAGGAGAGCTTGAGGCCATCTCCATTGCTGGTTTACCAGCGAGGTTTAATTATGATGAACTTGAAGCTGCAACTGATAATTTCAAGACTCAGATTGGAAGAGGTGGATTTGGTATAGTGTATAAAGGTACTCTGCCTGATGAAACTGTAGTGGCGGTGAAGAAGATCACAAACTTGGGAGTTCAAGGAAAGAGAGAATTTTGCACTGAGATTGCCATAATTGGGAAACTCCACCACGTCAATCTGGTTAGGTTGAAAGGTTTCTGTGCACAAGGAAGACAGAGGTTTCTGGTATATGAGTATATGAACAAGGGCTCATTGGATCGAAGCCTTTTCGGTAATGGTTCTGTTTTGGAATGGCAAGAGAGATTTGAGATAGCCCTTGGAACAGCGAGGGGGCTTGCTTACTTGCACAGTGGGTGTGAACCCAAGATCATACATTGTGATGTCAAGCCAGAAAACATTCTCTTGCACGGCAATTCACAAGTGAAAATCACAGATTTTGGGCTCTCAAAGCTGCTAAGCCCTGAACAATCTGCTCTGTTTACTACTATGAGAGGGACAAGAGGTTATCTAGCACCCGAATGGCTAACTAGCTCTCCAATTTCAGACAAGGCTGATGTGTATAGTTATGGAATGGTGTTACTAGAAATTGTTAGTGGAAGGAAGAATTGCTCCTTGCAAACGTGGAGCCAAAGCGCAGAAAATGATCATAGCAGTGGAGGACATGGTGCATCACCATCTTCGGGTATTGTGTACTTCCCCTTACTTGCATTGGAAATGCATGAGCAGAGAAGGTATTTAGAGCTTGCAGATCCAAGGGTGGAGGGGAGGGTGTCAGCTGAGCAGGTTGAGATGCTGGTGAGGATTGCCTTGTGTTGTGTGAATGAAGAGCCAGCGCTGAGGCCAAGCATGGTTAATGTGGTTGGCATGTTGGAAGGAAGAGTGCCTTTGGATGAGCCAAGGATTCAGAAACTGAATTTTCTGCGGTCTTATGGCCGGTTATTTACTGAGGCATCGAAAATGGAAGCCTTCAGCAAGCAGAATGAGTTTGAAATGTTTACAAAATTCGATACTATGTTCAACAGTGGAACCAGTGGTTCGTACAACTCTCTGTCTTACATCTCTTCACAAGATGTCTCTGGTCCAAGGTAG
- the LOC107415821 gene encoding uncharacterized protein LOC107415821 has product MPLLRRKPFPLAEPPKDLEPRELVYQVRFTKEIFRDYHEYLNRINLYRQRVWMCRVTGKTSLTYEEALVSEKRATEKVQQFPKEVVVPALRTIQYSMLSLKDLADTIAAKLQNCLYVGAELSGKKDDGVYRCKILKVLEDGGTVRYKVAWVDRSKKVVETSVMTGEDLIQKKQPFSRNVLKSFIRESTCRSSPWVLHDELARKHGISTDLPEDLRGKVSLKDGLIICNKKRRKNEEDNHSNMEGKNELKKYKRRKVDVSTSENNNVKEENEPKEEPIKYPVDDLLVKPGADDPVFTDRPSPSRDFNVPMECVGDLLMVWDFCSSFGRLLHLSPYSLEDFENALFHKEGNVILLVETHSALLRLLIKDNGKYFLAVQKRNRKLKITLINWAEYLCDLLEMVDIPELHTHISTIKRGHYGLLDVHTKLGILLHLVNHAIGTDIFREKLDEIIEQRHVLGATRRGEALEEARKKREEKEQLKAKPDANGVVDLKNVDNVLSNGYDITQQGDKVMKKNGEVSSSQEDHAMGKSESKDLDTASKTVKKDNVDVKIPIENGKDSSRKEALKQLKDERKDATEGRNKEQRKEFYEREMEKRFVRTSPLGRDRNYNRYWWFRRDGRIFVESFDSKQWGYYSSKEEVDALMGSLNCKGERERALKKQLEKFYSRISSELQKKTKGLAHRIALEEAVLRRSTRVRAPPRENPANAFLRYVNKWKED; this is encoded by the exons ATGCCTTTATTAAGAAGGAAGCCTTTCCCTTTGGCAGAACCACCTAAGGATCTTGAGCCTCGTGAGCTTGTATACCAAGTTAGATTTACAAAAGAGATATTTCGGGATTATCA TGAGTACTTGAACAGGATTAATTTGTATCGTCAGAGAGTTTGGATGTGCAGAGTCACTGGGAAGACTAGCTTAACTTATGAAGAGGCTCTGGTGTCAGAAAAACGTGCTACTGAGAAGGTCCAACAATTTCCCAAAGAAGTTGTGGTACCTGCACTGCGCACCATACAATACA GTATGCTTTCATTGAAAGATCTTGCTGACACAATAGCTGCAAAGTTGCAAAACTGCTTGTATGTGGGTGCTGAACTGAGTGGCAAGAAGGATGATGGTGTTTATCGATGCAAAATTTTGAAAGTGCTTGAGGACGGTGGTACAGTTAGATATAAGGTTGCATGGGTTGATAGAAGTAAGAAAGTTGTTGAGACTTCGGTAATGACTGGGGAGGATCTAATACAAAAGAAGCAGCCATTTAGTAGAAATGTTTTGAAGTCTTTTATTCGGGAATCTACATGCCGAAGTTCTCCGTGGGTCCTTCATGATGAACTGGCAAGAAAACATGGAATCTCAACTGATCTTCCAGAAGACTTAAGGGGCAAAGTGTCTTTAAAGGACGGACTAATAATATGCaataaaaagagaaggaaaaatgaGGAAGATAATCATAGTAACATG GAGGGAAAAAACgagcttaaaaaatataaaaggaggAAAGTTGATGTTTCAACTTCAGAAAATAACAATGTGAAAG AAGAAAATGAACCAAAGGAGGAACCTATCAAATATCCAGTTGATGATCTGTTGGTGAAACCTGGTGCAGATGATCCAGTTTTTACAGATCGCCCTTCTCCATCAAGGGACTTCAATGTTCCAATGGAATGTGTTGGAGATCTTTTAATGGTTTGGGATTTTTGTTCATCTTTTGGTAGGCTGTTGCATTTGTCGCCTTATTCTCTTGAAGATTTTGAAAACGCTCTCTTTCACAAGGAAGGCAATGTGATTCTTCTGGTGGAAACTCATTCAGCTCTTCTTCGGTTGCTTATAAAGGACAATGGCAAATATTTTTTGGCTGTACAGAAACGAAATCGTAAGCTGAAG ATTACATTAATCAATTGGGCAGAGTACTTGTGTGATTTATTAGAAATGGTTGACATTCCTGAATTACACACTCATATTTCAACCATTAAGCGGGGGCATTATGGTCTTCTAGATGTTCATACTAAATTGGGAATCTTACTACACTTGGTCAATCATGCAATCGGAACAGATATTTTTAGGGAGAAGTTGGATGAGATTATTGAACAAAGGCATGTCCTGGGGGCCACAAGAAGGGGGGAAGCATTGGAGGAAGCCAGAAAGAAAAGGGAAGAGAAAGAACAGTTGAAAGCAAAGCCTGATGCTAATGGCGTGGTGGATTTGAAGAATGTGGATAATGTATTATCAAATGGTTATGACATAACACAGCAAGGGGATaaagttatgaaaaaaaatggtGAGGTCAGTTCATCTCAAGAGGACCATGCAATGGGTAAAAG TGAGAGCAAGGATTTGGACACTGCATCAAAGACAGTCAAAAAAGATAATGTAGATGTAAAAATCCCGATAGAAAATGGGAAAGATTCTTCTAGGAAAGAAGCACTGAAACAGTTGAAGGATGAGAGAAAAGATGCAACAGAAGGGCGTAATAAAGAACAGAGG AAAGAATTTTATGAGCGGGAGATGGAGAAACGCTTTGTGCGGACCAGCCCCTTGGGCCGAGACAGAAATTATAATAGGTACTGGTGGTTTCGACGTGATGGAAGAATATTTGTTGAGAGTTTTGACTCCAAGCAGTGGGGATACTACAGTAGCAAGGAAGAG GTTGATGCACTGATGGGCTCACTGAACTGtaaaggggagagagagagggcacTTAAGAAGCAGCTGGAAAAATTCTATTCAAGAATAAG CTCGGAActccaaaagaaaacaaagggcTTGGCTCACAGGATTGCACTGGAGGAGGCTGTGCTGCGAAGATCTACTCGTGTACGAGCTCCACCTAGGGAGAATCCTGCTAATGCCTTCCTAAGATATGTTAACAAGTGGAAGGAGGACTAA